Sequence from the Rutidosis leptorrhynchoides isolate AG116_Rl617_1_P2 chromosome 3, CSIRO_AGI_Rlap_v1, whole genome shotgun sequence genome:
aggaaataaaaatatattattatcatcaatattagaatttgtaccggtttataaataatagtatcatcagtacatttacaattaataatatcatatttatcagtatcatcattaatatttactagtattattatgattatcatttatcattttataaatattagaacccttattattaacataagtatggtattagtattaatattattttagagttattattattagtatcattaacagttatcattttcattttttttgctattagtattatcattattaataaaattattattattattagtaaatcattattatctaaattattattttaacaaataaatcttttgtacactatatatatacttatggtatatactaggattgtattaataattcacataacaaactaataaaatttcataaatacaatactaaccacaaatatatgtatataaatatattaatgtcactatttatataaacgtaaatcattatagatatatatacataaaatcgatatatatatatatataaaatataacttaaaatataatataagtatacgttttaaaataaaggttagaataaattctacaaaactataatatataaataatacatattaataaatgaaattttgtaacttacattatacgtattaatatatacacaattgatataggttcgtgaatccgaggccaaccctgcattgttcaatgacgtcatatgtatttttactacaaaatacagtatcgtgagtttcatttgcctttttaccctttatatttttgggctgagaatacatgcgcaacttttataactgttttacgaaattgacacaagtacgtgaaactacattttatggttggattatcgaagtcgaatatgcccctttttattaagtctggtaatctaagaattagggaacagacaccctaattgacgcgaatcctaaagatagatctatcgggcccaacaagccccatccaaagtaccggatgttttagtacttcgaaatttatatcatgtccgaaggaggatcccggaatgatggggatattcttatatatgcatattgttaatgtcggttaccaggtgttcaatccatatgaatgatatttttgtctctatgcatgggacgtatgtttatgagaaatggaaatctgaaatcttgtggtctattaaaatgatggaaacgattgtttaagttaaactaatgaactcaccaaccttttggttgacactttaaagcatgtttattctcaggtacgaaagaaatcttccgctgtgtatttgctcattttatagatattacttggagtcattcatggcatatttcaaaagacgttgcattcgagtcgtcgagttcatcaagattattatcaagtcaattatagttggatatattatgaaatggtatgcatgcctgtcaactttcgatgtaatgaaagtttgtcttttcaaaaacgaatgcaatgtttgtaaaatgtatcatatagaggtcaagtatctcgcgatgtaatcaactgttgtgaatcgtttataatcgatatggacttcgtccggatggattaggacgggtcttcacaattacttcatttacttgcactttaatttcgtgattcatgttcttgttggtcaagtgttactagttaactttgatctcatttttcttgaacaaaacaacaacaaaacccaatcccatatgtgtggggtatgggggaggtgagacgaagacaatccttcctttatccttgaataaagagaagtcatttctccacctcaagtgaaacactcacaagagtgaaGAGAGTCCTCCCTCTCCCGATTCGacgaataaagagattgcttccaagcggacctccggccaaaaaataggaaaaaaaataaaataaaataaaataaaataaaataaataaatgaataaataaataataatagaaaagataataataataataaaatatatatatatatatatatatatatatatatatatatatatatatatatatatatatatatatatatatatatatatatatatatatatatatatgtataataaaaactaaaaataaaataaaataaaataaaatacgccatgaaaatggtagaaatcaaattttcatgagttttaacATGCCTGGAGTTCGATTTGGACTCTAAGCGTCAGTCAAGTCGCCAGTAAATCGACGCTTGCTATTGCCTCACTTAATAGAGTcgtaattaaaaaataaataaataaatgatgatagtaatatatatatatatttatgtgtgtcTCTTTGTGTGTAGAAAACGTACCTTAGACCGATGCGTAGTGCTCAAGATATCGGGAAAAGCTACACTAAAAGAACACTAACCATATATGGCCACATACAAACAACCATAAACACACCTAAAAATACGtaaccacatacatacatacatacatatatacatacatacatatatacatacatacatacatacatacatacaaacataacATATACACCCACATCCatccatatacacatacatacatacatacctaccTACATCCGCACTGAAACATACATAAAACATACCTATATGGAACATACCCAaaaacatacatacataaacaTGCAAGCATCCGTACCCTAAACATGTGTACATACAAACACAAACAACTATACATACACCAACATACCTGCACACATAAACATACCCAACAACCAAGAGGGGGGTTTTGGTAAAGAGCGAGGCGCGAAAATACATAATACAaggagatacatacatacataaacaaaCGTACGTAGAACACAATAAAAGAGGACACAAACACACAATCACCCAAACCCACATACACACAACCCACAAACCCACATGCACATACGTACCAAaacctactcgtctattctaattAAAGTCCTCCACtcattcctatcagaagtcatgtcctcagtcaataaaagctccttcaagtcgagctttattctatcttcccacctacgtgtaggtctaccccttctccttacaccgtcaactgtaagtgcctcgactctcctaacaggtgcagtaagaggtcgcctcctcacatgcccaaaccatcgaagccgttcttctcttagcttgtcgatgatgcttctaactttcaggttctccctaaaaacactaTTTGGAATCATATCCAGCATGGTTTTACCgcatgtccacctaagcatcctcatctctgccacttccatccttctctcttgcgccttcgtcaatggccaacactctgatccgtatagcatggcaggtctaattgccaccttgaagaatttcccttttagcttaagggggatcttcttgtcgcataagacTCCAGTCGCTGCTCTCCACTTTACCCACCCTACTTTAATTCGGTGCGACACATCTTCatctatcctccccgatttgtggagcATTGAACCTAGGTATCTAAACGAAGTTTGTGGATGCAGGATCTGGTATCCAATACAGATGTTCACTCCATCTTCTTGTTCGTCATCGTTCCTATTGAAATCACAACTAAGATATTCAGTTTTTTGTCTACTAATTTTTAGACCATTGCTTTCTAAGGCCACCCTCCATCGCTCCAGTCTTCTATTTAGCTCCTCCTTAGATTCAGAAACAAGCACAATATCATCAGTAAAAATCAAGCACCAAGGGATACACTCTTGTAACCCTCGAGAAAGCTCGtcaaggatcaaagcgaaaagaaaagggctaagggccgatccctgatgCAGGCCTACTTCTATTGGGAAAGCTTCGGTATTTCCCACCGGTGTTCGAACGCAAAACTTTGCCCCTTCGTACATATCcctaataacactaatataatTACGATGGATACTTCTAccattaagggtcttccaaatcaagttTCGTGGAACGCAATGGTAGGCCTTTTCCAAGTCTATGAAAACCATCTCTAAGTACTTTTGCttttctctatacttctccatcaggttcctaataatatggattgcctctatcgaagagcgccctggcatgaaaccaaattggttctcTGAAATATATGTAtcgcgtcgaagtctagtctcaatcaccCTCTCCTacagcttcatagtatgactaagtagttttatgcctctataattaccACAGTTTTGAGCATCTCCCTTGTTCATATAGATGGGGATAGTCTCGCTtagtctccattccataggcattttAGAGCTTCGAAACGTCATATTGAAAAGGCAAGTCAACCACCTAACACCATCCTCGCCAAGGCACCGCCACGCCTCAATGGGGATCTGGTCCGGTCTCACGGATttatttctccccatctttcgtagtgccACTCGTACTTCCTCTTGGTTGATCTTCCCACAATCCGTGTTGTTCTGGGATTGTTCATTATCGGGGTCTTGTGGGTCTTCGAGAGACTCGGGTCTTCCCTCAATGAATAGAGATGAGAAAtacccttcccatcttttcctaattttGTCTTCCTTTACTAAGGTTTACCCAGCTTCGTctttgataaacttgatgttatctaGATCCCTGGGCCTTCtctccctagctttggctatcctgTATATATCATTTGCTCCCTCTTTGGAGTCTAATTTCCTGTATAAATCTTCGTATGCCTTTTCCTTTGCGCGGGCTacagccttcttagcttctcttttggCTTCTTTATACCTCTCTCCGGCCCTAGTTCTATCCGTCAGGGTCCCCTCCCGACAAGTGATAAGCTCCCTAAACCTAATTTGCTTAAGCGCGACTTTGGTTTGGACATCGTCACTAAGCCACCAAGATTCCCTATCAAACTTGTGTCCTCTTGAAGACCCTACTGCCCGACCTAAAACTTCTTTGGCTACCTCTCTAATGGTGGACGCTAGAAGATTCCACATCTGATCCGCGTCATCATAGGATGCCATTTCCACTCCTGCATCAACTTTTTCTACAACTGAAGTTTTAAAAGCCTCTGCCTTCTCTCCGTTCAACTTCTTCCACAGGATTTTAGGCTAGCCGGGCCTCACACTCTTGGTGGCCCGTCGTTGGAGAACTAAATCCATAACCAACAATCTGTGCTGGGAGGAGCAGGTCAAGTCAGTCAGGACCTTACAGTCTCCACATGTCCTAAGATCACCTCTACGAATTAACAAATAGTCAATCTGGGTACTATGACCCCCGCTATGAAAGGTTGCTAACTGCGCAATAGTCTTCCTGAAAAACGAATTTACCACAACTAAATCATGGGCTACAGCGAATTCTAGAATAGAGCGCCCTTCCTCGTTTCTTACTCCGTACCCAAAGCCCCCATGGGCTCCCACATAACCCTCAACATCCGTTCCAATATGACCATTAAGATCTCCACCAATAAGTAATCGATGATCTGGAGGGCACATCCTCACAACCTCATCTAACGATTCCCAAAAGAGTCTCTTTTCCGCTTCACCCAGGCCCGCATGAGGTGCGTAAGCGCTAATGACTGTGTAGGTTACCTCTTGGATTACTAACCTAACCGAAATAATCCTATCACTCCGCCTACCCACATCCACAACATTCTCGTTATAGGGTGTGCCTATAATGATTCCAACACCGTTTCTAGCTATTCTTGATCCCGAGAACCACAACTTGTAGTCCTTGATCTTAGCCGCTCCTCgacccttccatctagtctcttggACACACAAAATGTCCACTTTACGTTTACGTAAAGTCTCCACTAGTTCATACCGTTTGCCGGTCAAAGTTCCCACGTTCAAACTACCTACTCTAATCCTGTCCGATCTCGCTAGCCTATTGCCGCTTCTAGGCCCTATAAACCTACCTGCCCCTGGGCTAGGAGGACATGACCTCAAGTAACCATGGGAATGTCTAGTGTCTATCTTACCCTATGAAACGGAAACGGAAACGATAAATAGACACGAAATAAGGAAAATGGAACTACAAAAGAAaacaacaaaataataataataataataataataataataataataataataataataataataataataataataataataataataataataataataataataaatattataattaataatacttattaaaacAACACTAATGGGAATAGTACAAAAAAATCTAAGCAGAAGCAATAATATCTAAATACAACATATAAGTCAATAAAGAATCAAAGCAACAATATGAGCAGAAGCAATAATATAATACCGTTTTAATAATACACAGTCAATAAACAATCCTAATTCAAAGAGTAGAGGCAGAGGTAAGTAAGACTCCGTAAAAGCAAAGGAAGAAGCATAGGCAAATAGTAATTCAATGTTCAGTCCTAAAAAGTAGTAGTACAACTAGGATTTATACAACGTAGATTAGGAAATAAAGCCAATAAGGATAAATATGATGGGCAAGAAACGCAGAACCAGTCGGGGTAAGGTCTTAGACACCCCAAGTTCGGAAGATGGTCGGAAAATTTCAatatcttctctctctctctcaaacgtTCACCTGCATCTTCCTTTTATTACATCCTCCAAAACCCCATTTACTTTTAAAGCTCATTTTCttaaacaaaagttaactttaaaagttcaagaacatggaagtataactttttagttataacttcatacacttgtgttagatttaacttaataactttagatctagacctttgggtcttggattttcaagatctaactaagaactatgttctacatcttaagatcttgattagttagtttaatttcaagtttgtagttcaatcttacttttatatttcatgtatgtcttaaatctaagactttgatgtaactttggttcatcaaactacatacaacacttaattgagttgtgctacatatcttagacttgcacttgtgttatgatggttaaaacttggttaagaggatgcaaacacatcaacaagttgtatccttgaagctatatgcatcaaggatgagaaccgtgataagcatcgagcaccaagaaccaccggaacctactgtttactgttttctggaacagatccgaatacctgggctactgtaaagtatattttcagttagctctgtttgagtagataattttttgtttaagacttgtcttaatccgagttacggtttaggatttatggccctccgagtgtcactatgtcttttaacgttgtgctgaaaattctgacctactcgcacttaaaccgtcgccacggtcaattgaagacaagtttgcttctggaatttttaacacaactaaaggactcatatacggagccatggccactggtctcaccttatttcagtaggtatagaggccatggtgactgaccgaagtcagcctttgttttaaactcttttcatgaacgaaacttactttacaccttttgtttgatgatgaatgatgatgacctttaagacctaatttaaatacatttaaacctatttggatgagttactgacttagtactatttgacttaggttgaggactttccggacctacgtacttgcttatttcccaactcgactttaccactactttaccactgtgagttatagcatccctttttactttaactattttgggaactgagaatacatccgcattttacattttacatactaggcacgagtacttaaactttatatatgtgtgggttatacaacggcataaacattccctttagctcggtaacgtttagtcattggtttttgaatcggtgaacgcgaatcttagatatggattcatagggtttgacatccccactcgggctagtagcgctagcatttaacgggtgtttaatacttcgtaaatatactcattttccaagtgtactttcagggggttataaacgttaagttagttaccaagtgcccacggttaaacatatactttatcatactgttttgaaacgctctt
This genomic interval carries:
- the LOC139901488 gene encoding uncharacterized protein, whose protein sequence is MASYDDADQMWNLLASTIREVAKEVLGRAVGSSRGHKFDRESWWLSDDVQTKVALKQIRFRELITCREGTLTDRTRAGERYKEAKREAKKAVARAKEKAYEDLYRKLDSKEGANDIYRIAKARERRPRDLDNIKFIKDEAGPESLEDPQDPDNEQSQNNTDCGKINQEEVRVALRKMGRNKSVRPDQIPIEAWRCLGEDGVRWLTCLFNMTFRSSKMPMEWRLSETIPIYMNKGDAQNCGNYRGIKLLSHTMKL